In Dolichospermum flos-aquae CCAP 1403/13F, the following proteins share a genomic window:
- a CDS encoding non-ribosomal peptide synthetase: MQEIVIDSNDDVDDYSALTEQERHKILVEWNDTRADYPRHLCVHELFAAQVAKTPDNIAVIFEGQKLTYQELNHRANQVAHYLQSLGVEPEVLVGICVERSLEMIIGMLGILKAGGAYLPLDPTYPKERLSFMLSDSQVQVLLTQQKFVESFADSGAKTVCLDQDWELITRQNQENPTSDVTAENLAYVIYTSGSTGTPKGVMIQHRGVCNLAQAQVKLFGVNQNSRVLQFASFSFDASVSEIVMALCSGASLYLGNQDSLRPGIDLIRFLRQQSITHATLPPTALAALPKEELPNLQTLIVAGEACNPKLIAQWSKERRFFNAYGPTESTVCATVAECTFGETQPTIGRAIANIQIYILDHNLQPVPIGVPGELYIGGDGLARGYLNRPELTKEKFISNPFKKTEGSRLYKTGDLARYLPDGNIEFLGRVDNQVKIRGFRIELDEIEKLLIQHPDVKQAAVIAREDIPGDKRLLAYVVLNQKPEAIVTTLKNLLQENLPQYMIPGVFVVLDSLPLTPNGKVDRQNLPVCDRTRPDLEESFVAPRNPIEEKLAAIWADLLGYEQIGVNDNFFNLGGHSLIVAQILSRVRDSFQVELSFANIFANPTVAGLASVIQQHELLEQKLQSPAIQRISRAGMLPVSFAQERVYFIQEVAPENTAYQAQATLRFQGHLDVIVLKKCLSEIVQRHEIFRTTFPAVNGRLFQVIHSSLPIELNVVDIEKFTGSEQEAEIQRLFDAEVKKPFYLDKLPLVRWLLLKLNDQDHLLVHIEHHMVHDGWSFNNVFLKEFLALYQAFCEGHPSPLPELPIQFVDFASWQREWVQSQEAQAQLAYWQQQLSGSPPLLELPYDRPRPAEQTYNGAQVRLELPITLCESLRVLSRQEGITLFMTTLAAFLVIVRRYTGQDDLCLGTAVANRRMRETEQLIGMIVNNLVLRTDLSGNPTFRELLGRVRKVSLEAFANEDLPFDKVVEVIKPIRNLSYNPLFQVMFSFHDSPRPDLTLPGLNITTNVALSNKSTKFDLDVVLIPHSQLNGKDKGITLIWEYNADLFDAATIQQMVDQYQVLLKGIVDNPEQRVSELPILNQPQQELLMEWNQTHREYTQKNCIHNLFESQVELTPDAVAVEQDGQKLTYRQLSDRANQLAHYLQSLGVKPETLVGICIERSLDMIIGLLGVIKAGGAYVPIDPSYPQERIAEILADTQLGILLTQDKFPNQRLDYTGKTICLDTDWSIISQHSTANPHSDVKLHHLSYIIYTSGSTGKPKGVMIEHRSLMNFVITAIDKYGINAGDRILQFASVCFDTSIEEIFPCLSVGATLVLRTEEMLHSSDEFWRYCQKWQLTVLDLPTAYWHQLVAELNPEDAPIPEGLRTVIIGGEEVQLEKVQHWHNCVADLSPAPQLFNSYGPTEATVVTTLELLTPVAPVSIGRPISNAQVYILDQYLQPVPIGVPGEMHIGGAGLARGYWQRPELTNAKFIPNPFEELGNSKLYKTGDLARFRANGSLEYLGRVDNQVKIRGFRIELGEIETVLRQHPQVLQSVAIAHEDVPGQKRLVAYIVPQHQQPTIDELRHFLKEKLPNYMIPAAFMLLKTLPITANGKVDYRALPTPDFSHHVEDKFIAPRTVIEEKLVAIWSEVLRIGKVGIHDNFFELGGDSILSIQLISKANQAGIQIAAKQLFKYQTIAELAAVAGITRQINAEQGLVTGAVRLTPIQNWFFEQKLPRPNYFNQSTLLEVPSDLQPELLQSALQQLLGHHDALRLRFVQEGENWQQINTATRESVPLSIFDLSHLSPQEQQTAIKATDAELQASLDLSTGVIAQVALFQLGNDKPSYLLFIIHHLAVDAVSWRILLEDLATAYQQISRNEVIKLPPKTTSWQYWSDRLTEYAQIEAIKELDYWLNQSSIPVTALPVDYPSDQENNTVASTASVSLALNEEQTRALLQDVPSAYNTQINDVLLTALVQSFAQWTGESSLLIDLEGHGREDLFEDVDLSRTVGWFTTLFPVRLQLQEIDHPGNALKFVKEQLRQIPNRGIGYGVLRYLQENSTIREKLQSLPSAQISFNYLGQFDQVLKASESLGLAKEFKAEQSLLNQRSHLLGISGFIRGGKLEMTWAYSQKIHKQDTIKKLALGFIEALKNLINHCQLTESQSYTPADFSAAKLNQQQLDKFLFKINKNKPK; encoded by the coding sequence ATGCAAGAAATAGTGATTGATTCTAATGATGACGTTGATGATTATTCTGCCTTAACTGAGCAGGAGCGACATAAAATATTGGTAGAATGGAATGATACCAGGGCAGATTATCCTCGACATTTGTGTGTACATGAATTATTTGCAGCACAAGTGGCAAAAACTCCAGACAATATTGCTGTCATTTTTGAGGGGCAGAAACTTACTTATCAAGAGTTGAATCACCGAGCTAACCAAGTGGCTCATTATTTGCAATCTTTGGGTGTTGAGCCAGAAGTGCTGGTAGGGATTTGTGTGGAGCGTTCCCTAGAAATGATCATCGGAATGTTGGGCATCCTTAAGGCGGGTGGTGCTTATTTACCACTAGATCCAACCTATCCGAAAGAGCGTTTATCGTTCATGCTTTCAGATTCACAAGTACAAGTGCTGTTAACACAACAAAAGTTTGTAGAAAGCTTTGCTGACAGTGGTGCAAAAACAGTTTGTTTAGATCAAGATTGGGAATTAATTACTCGCCAAAATCAAGAAAATCCTACTAGCGATGTCACGGCAGAAAATCTAGCCTATGTGATTTATACATCTGGTTCTACAGGCACACCAAAGGGTGTAATGATTCAGCATCGAGGGGTATGTAATCTTGCTCAAGCACAAGTAAAACTGTTTGGCGTAAACCAAAATAGCCGTGTTCTCCAGTTTGCTTCTTTCAGTTTTGATGCTTCAGTTTCGGAAATTGTGATGGCCTTGTGTTCTGGAGCTAGTCTTTATCTGGGAAATCAAGATTCTTTGCGTCCAGGTATAGACTTAATCCGATTTTTGCGTCAACAATCAATCACTCACGCCACACTACCACCCACAGCACTAGCAGCTTTGCCCAAAGAGGAATTGCCAAACTTGCAAACTCTCATCGTTGCTGGAGAAGCTTGTAATCCAAAATTGATCGCTCAATGGTCAAAAGAGCGGCGTTTCTTTAATGCTTATGGACCAACGGAATCAACTGTTTGTGCCACAGTTGCAGAATGTACTTTTGGGGAAACTCAACCAACCATTGGCCGGGCGATCGCTAATATACAAATTTATATTCTTGATCACAATCTTCAACCCGTTCCTATTGGCGTTCCGGGTGAATTATATATTGGTGGTGATGGGTTAGCTAGAGGCTACCTGAACCGTCCAGAATTAACTAAGGAAAAATTTATTTCCAATCCATTTAAGAAGACAGAAGGGAGTAGATTATATAAAACTGGTGATTTAGCTCGTTATTTACCAGATGGCAACATTGAGTTTCTGGGGCGAGTGGATAATCAAGTCAAGATTCGCGGCTTCCGCATAGAATTGGATGAAATCGAGAAGTTGTTAATTCAACACCCAGATGTTAAGCAAGCGGCGGTAATTGCTCGTGAAGACATTCCTGGAGATAAACGGCTGCTTGCTTATGTGGTTCTGAATCAAAAGCCGGAAGCAATTGTTACTACCCTCAAAAACTTACTTCAAGAAAATCTACCTCAATACATGATTCCAGGGGTATTTGTCGTTTTAGATTCTTTACCCCTCACCCCCAATGGCAAAGTAGATCGTCAGAATCTTCCAGTGTGCGATCGCACACGCCCCGATTTAGAAGAAAGCTTTGTTGCACCTCGTAACCCAATTGAAGAAAAATTAGCGGCTATTTGGGCTGATTTACTAGGTTATGAGCAAATAGGAGTTAATGACAACTTTTTTAATCTCGGTGGACATTCCCTGATAGTGGCTCAAATCCTTTCCCGTGTACGCGACAGTTTTCAAGTTGAGTTATCGTTTGCAAACATCTTTGCTAATCCTACCGTAGCGGGTTTAGCTAGTGTCATTCAACAGCATGAACTCCTAGAACAAAAACTACAAAGTCCTGCTATACAAAGGATTTCACGGGCTGGAATGTTACCTGTTTCCTTTGCTCAAGAGCGCGTGTACTTCATCCAGGAAGTAGCACCCGAAAATACAGCATACCAAGCTCAAGCAACTCTCAGATTTCAGGGACACCTCGATGTCATAGTCCTCAAAAAATGTCTCAGTGAGATTGTGCAAAGACATGAAATCTTCCGCACAACTTTTCCAGCAGTCAATGGACGGTTATTTCAGGTCATCCACTCATCCTTACCAATTGAATTAAACGTCGTAGACATCGAGAAATTTACGGGGTCAGAGCAAGAAGCAGAAATTCAACGTCTATTTGATGCAGAGGTAAAGAAGCCCTTTTACTTGGATAAATTGCCTTTAGTCAGATGGTTATTGTTAAAGTTGAATGACCAAGACCATCTTTTAGTCCACATTGAACATCACATGGTTCATGATGGCTGGTCTTTCAATAACGTCTTTTTGAAAGAGTTTTTAGCACTTTATCAAGCCTTCTGTGAGGGTCATCCCTCCCCACTGCCAGAATTACCAATCCAGTTTGTAGACTTTGCGAGTTGGCAGAGAGAATGGGTGCAAAGCCAGGAAGCCCAAGCCCAATTAGCCTACTGGCAGCAGCAGTTATCCGGCAGTCCGCCCCTCTTGGAATTACCATATGACCGCCCACGACCAGCAGAACAAACTTACAACGGCGCTCAAGTCAGGTTAGAGTTGCCCATTACTTTGTGCGAATCCTTGAGAGTTCTGAGCCGTCAAGAGGGAATTACCTTATTTATGACGACCTTGGCGGCATTTTTAGTAATTGTCCGCCGATACACTGGACAGGACGATCTTTGTCTAGGTACGGCTGTTGCCAATCGGCGGATGCGCGAGACAGAACAATTAATTGGCATGATCGTCAATAACCTGGTTTTACGCACCGATTTATCCGGTAATCCCACGTTTCGGGAGTTGCTGGGTCGAGTCCGCAAAGTGAGTCTGGAAGCCTTTGCTAACGAAGATTTACCCTTTGATAAGGTCGTGGAGGTGATCAAGCCAATACGGAACTTAAGTTATAATCCTCTGTTTCAAGTGATGTTTAGCTTCCATGATTCTCCCCGTCCAGACTTAACTTTACCAGGCTTGAACATCACAACGAATGTAGCCCTCAGCAACAAATCAACAAAGTTTGATCTTGATGTTGTGTTGATTCCGCATTCCCAGCTAAATGGCAAAGATAAGGGAATTACTCTTATTTGGGAATACAACGCTGACTTATTCGACGCTGCCACAATCCAGCAGATGGTAGACCAGTATCAAGTTTTACTAAAAGGGATTGTTGATAACCCAGAGCAGCGAGTTTCTGAATTACCGATCCTAAACCAGCCTCAGCAGGAATTATTGATGGAGTGGAATCAGACTCATAGAGAATATACTCAAAAAAATTGTATCCATAATTTGTTTGAGTCTCAGGTAGAGTTAACACCCGATGCTGTAGCTGTAGAACAGGATGGTCAAAAATTAACTTATCGTCAATTGAGCGATCGCGCCAACCAATTAGCCCACTATCTGCAAAGTTTGGGAGTTAAACCAGAAACCCTAGTGGGAATCTGCATTGAACGCTCCTTAGATATGATTATCGGCTTACTTGGGGTGATTAAAGCAGGTGGCGCTTATGTTCCTATTGACCCATCCTACCCCCAAGAGCGAATAGCTGAAATTCTCGCAGATACGCAACTAGGAATTTTGCTAACCCAAGATAAATTCCCAAATCAACGGCTAGATTACACAGGAAAAACAATTTGTTTAGATACAGATTGGTCAATCATTTCTCAACACAGCACAGCTAACCCGCACAGTGATGTCAAACTTCATCACCTATCCTATATTATTTATACTTCTGGTTCTACGGGTAAACCCAAGGGGGTAATGATTGAACATCGGTCATTAATGAATTTTGTAATCACTGCCATTGATAAATATGGAATCAATGCCGGCGATAGGATTTTACAATTTGCGTCTGTTTGCTTTGATACTTCCATTGAGGAAATCTTTCCCTGTCTGTCCGTTGGTGCAACCTTAGTGTTACGCACGGAAGAAATGCTCCACTCCAGTGATGAATTTTGGCGGTATTGCCAAAAATGGCAATTGACTGTTTTGGATCTGCCCACAGCATACTGGCATCAGTTAGTAGCAGAACTTAACCCTGAAGATGCCCCCATTCCTGAAGGTTTGAGAACTGTAATTATTGGTGGTGAAGAAGTCCAACTAGAAAAGGTGCAACATTGGCATAATTGTGTAGCTGATCTTTCCCCAGCCCCCCAATTGTTTAATAGTTACGGACCAACAGAAGCAACGGTTGTCACCACCTTAGAACTTTTAACCCCAGTTGCACCTGTTAGCATTGGCCGACCCATTAGTAATGCTCAGGTTTATATTTTAGATCAATATCTGCAACCTGTACCCATAGGAGTTCCTGGAGAAATGCACATTGGGGGAGCAGGACTAGCTAGAGGCTATTGGCAACGTCCAGAATTAACCAATGCCAAATTTATCCCCAATCCCTTTGAGGAGCTAGGGAATAGTAAACTGTACAAAACTGGGGATTTAGCAAGATTCCGCGCCAATGGCAGTCTAGAATATCTGGGACGAGTTGACAATCAAGTGAAGATTCGCGGTTTCCGGATTGAGTTGGGAGAAATCGAAACGGTATTGAGACAACACCCACAAGTGTTACAATCCGTGGCTATCGCCCATGAAGACGTTCCCGGACAAAAGCGACTCGTTGCTTATATTGTTCCCCAGCATCAGCAACCAACAATTGATGAATTGCGCCATTTCCTCAAGGAAAAACTCCCAAATTACATGATTCCAGCGGCGTTTATGCTGCTGAAAACTCTCCCCATAACTGCCAACGGCAAAGTAGATTATCGCGCTCTCCCAACCCCCGATTTTTCTCATCATGTCGAAGATAAATTTATTGCTCCTCGTACAGTTATAGAAGAGAAATTAGTGGCGATTTGGTCGGAAGTTCTCAGAATAGGAAAAGTTGGCATCCACGATAACTTTTTTGAACTGGGTGGAGACTCGATTCTCAGCATTCAGTTAATTTCCAAAGCTAATCAAGCAGGTATTCAAATTGCTGCTAAACAGCTATTTAAGTATCAAACCATTGCCGAATTAGCGGCTGTAGCGGGTATCACTCGCCAAATCAATGCTGAACAAGGTTTAGTAACTGGTGCTGTAAGGTTGACACCTATTCAAAATTGGTTTTTCGAGCAGAAATTACCCAGACCTAATTATTTTAACCAGTCAACACTGTTAGAAGTGCCATCAGACTTGCAACCTGAGTTATTGCAGTCAGCATTACAACAACTGTTAGGACATCACGATGCTTTACGGCTGCGGTTTGTACAGGAAGGAGAAAACTGGCAACAAATTAACACCGCGACACGGGAATCTGTGCCATTGAGTATCTTTGATTTGTCCCACCTATCACCACAAGAACAGCAAACAGCAATAAAAGCGACTGATGCTGAACTTCAGGCTAGTCTGGATTTATCTACGGGGGTAATAGCACAAGTCGCTTTATTTCAATTAGGCAATGATAAACCGAGTTATTTACTCTTCATTATCCATCATTTAGCTGTTGATGCTGTCTCATGGCGGATTTTGCTAGAAGATTTGGCGACTGCTTACCAACAAATTAGCCGCAATGAAGTTATCAAATTACCACCTAAGACAACTTCCTGGCAATATTGGAGCGATCGCCTCACAGAATATGCCCAAATCGAGGCTATCAAAGAGTTGGATTACTGGCTAAATCAATCTAGCATTCCAGTCACAGCTTTACCAGTAGACTATCCTTCAGATCAAGAAAATAACACTGTAGCCTCAACCGCGTCTGTGTCACTGGCTTTAAATGAAGAACAAACCCGCGCCCTCTTACAAGATGTACCCTCTGCCTACAATACTCAAATCAATGATGTCCTGTTGACTGCCCTAGTGCAAAGTTTTGCCCAATGGACAGGAGAAAGTTCTTTACTAATTGATTTGGAAGGACATGGCAGGGAAGACTTATTTGAGGATGTAGATTTATCGCGCACTGTCGGTTGGTTTACGACATTATTCCCCGTGAGGTTACAACTACAAGAAATTGACCATCCAGGAAACGCTTTAAAGTTTGTTAAAGAACAACTGCGGCAGATTCCCAACCGAGGAATTGGTTATGGTGTATTGCGATATTTGCAGGAAAACAGCACAATCCGCGAAAAATTACAGTCACTACCATCAGCACAAATCAGTTTTAACTACCTTGGTCAATTCGATCAAGTGCTGAAAGCCTCTGAATCCTTGGGTTTGGCTAAAGAATTTAAAGCTGAACAAAGCTTACTCAATCAACGTAGTCATTTATTAGGAATCAGTGGTTTTATTCGTGGAGGAAAACTGGAAATGACTTGGGCTTATAGTCAGAAAATTCACAAGCAAGACACCATTAAAAAGTTAGCTTTAGGATTTATAGAAGCATTAAAAAATCTAATAAATCACTGTCAATTAACGGAGTCTCAAAGCTATACTCCCGCGGATTTTTCAGCAGCCAAACTCAATCAACAACAGCTAGATAAATTCCTATTCAAAATTAACAAAAACAAACCCAAGTAG
- a CDS encoding non-ribosomal peptide synthetase: protein MQNIQDLYELSPMQQGMLFHTLYAPESEVYFEQLLCILSGELNFPSFQKAWEQVVARHSVLRSSFYWEEIEKPLQMVSKQVDIPWMKIDWRNFTADEQQNHLEDFLLSDRQKGFDLSIAPLMRFTLIQLTEQTYQLIWSHHHILFDGWSMQIILKEVLAFYEAQQRGEHLRLQPVRPYREYIDWLQQQDIDQAKRFWQTTLQGFETPTFLGKTKGEGIYHEQHFQLSPTVTEKLQGMARQHHLTLNNLVQGAYGLLISRYSGESDVIFGATVSGRPPTLEQVDSMVGLLINTLPIRVKVTNKTELLPWLKQLQTQALEQEQYAYCSLAEIQNQSDIFPGLPLFASLLVFENYPLDSAPQETKKTLEISHISCFERTNYPLTIVINPGSQLAGRIVYDTSCFDDKKIARMIGHFLTLLTGMAANLQQNISDLSLMSAAEAEELMLLENQQLTNAINYKCVHVLFEEQVEKSPDAVAIIYEQQHLTYRELNNRANQLAHYLQSLGVKPEVRVGICVERSLEMVIGILSILKAGGAYFTLDPAYPPERLEFMVADVQTPILLTQTHLQNGLPLNNQTVVNLDTDWGIIAQYKQDNLNSEVNPENLAYIIYTSGSTGTPKGTEVPHRSFMGFMFEVDYVHLDAEKIWLQHSSISWDALTLELWPSLLYGGRCVLYPEKIPTPAGLTRIIQEQGINILWLTSAFFNLMIDTMPQGLSGVKQLLIGGESISVDHVRRALEILPETQIINGYGPSECTVFTCCYAIPKQITENIHSIPIGKPIGDRTVYILDENLHRVPIGIPGELYVGGASVARGYLNQPVLTSEKFIPNPFIQGDTLYKTGDLVRRLPNGNLEFIGRIDTQVKIRGFRIELAEIEAVLMQNPDIKQVLVIAREDEPGKKFLVAYLVTKDNSPTSSSLRTFLKEKLPDYMIPTAFVVLAAFPLTPNGKVNRLGLPIPEGFQRNVEVDFVLPRTATEQELATIWTEVLKLKQVGIYDNFFELGGHSLLATQVISRLREAFSLDFPLRYLFENPTIAELAHKVMEQQIEQAENDALAQVLGEVDGLSDEEVTQALMF from the coding sequence ATGCAAAATATCCAAGACCTTTATGAACTTTCGCCAATGCAACAAGGGATGTTGTTTCATACCCTTTATGCACCCGAATCAGAAGTTTATTTTGAGCAGTTGCTTTGTATCCTCTCTGGAGAATTGAACTTTCCCTCGTTCCAAAAAGCTTGGGAACAAGTTGTGGCGAGACACTCAGTATTACGCAGTTCTTTTTATTGGGAGGAGATAGAAAAGCCCTTGCAAATGGTAAGTAAGCAAGTGGATATCCCGTGGATGAAAATAGACTGGCGAAATTTCACAGCTGATGAACAACAAAATCACTTAGAGGATTTTTTGTTGAGCGATCGCCAAAAAGGATTTGATCTGAGTATTGCTCCCTTAATGCGCTTCACCCTCATCCAATTAACAGAGCAGACCTATCAACTTATTTGGAGTCATCATCATATCCTATTTGATGGCTGGTCAATGCAGATTATCCTCAAAGAAGTTTTAGCTTTCTATGAAGCACAGCAGCGAGGGGAACATTTACGCCTCCAACCTGTTCGTCCCTATCGAGAATATATTGATTGGTTACAACAACAGGATATTGATCAAGCCAAGAGATTTTGGCAAACAACCCTCCAGGGTTTTGAAACTCCGACCTTTTTGGGAAAAACCAAGGGAGAGGGAATATATCATGAACAGCATTTCCAATTATCGCCAACTGTTACTGAAAAATTACAAGGTATGGCCAGACAGCACCATTTAACCTTGAATAATTTGGTACAGGGAGCTTATGGGTTATTAATTTCCCGCTACAGTGGGGAAAGTGATGTCATCTTTGGTGCAACTGTATCCGGTCGTCCACCGACCCTGGAGCAAGTAGACTCAATGGTAGGACTATTAATTAACACTCTCCCCATCCGAGTCAAAGTTACCAACAAGACAGAATTATTACCCTGGCTCAAGCAATTACAAACCCAAGCACTAGAACAAGAACAGTATGCTTATTGTTCTCTCGCAGAAATTCAAAATCAGAGTGATATTTTCCCCGGATTGCCATTATTTGCAAGTCTTTTAGTCTTTGAAAATTATCCATTAGATTCTGCCCCACAAGAAACCAAAAAAACTTTAGAAATTAGTCATATTAGTTGTTTTGAACGCACAAATTATCCGCTGACGATAGTTATTAATCCTGGTTCGCAATTAGCTGGCAGAATTGTTTATGATACTAGCTGCTTCGACGACAAGAAAATTGCTCGCATGATTGGACATTTCCTGACATTGCTAACAGGAATGGCAGCTAATTTACAACAAAATATTTCTGACTTATCTCTAATGAGTGCAGCCGAAGCAGAAGAATTAATGCTGCTAGAAAATCAACAATTAACAAATGCTATTAATTACAAATGTGTTCATGTTTTATTTGAAGAACAGGTAGAAAAAAGCCCTGATGCAGTAGCAATTATATATGAACAACAACATTTAACTTATCGAGAATTAAATAACCGCGCCAATCAATTAGCCCATTATTTGCAATCACTGGGAGTTAAACCCGAAGTCCGAGTAGGAATTTGTGTTGAGCGTTCCCTAGAAATGGTCATCGGTATTCTGTCCATTCTCAAAGCTGGTGGGGCTTATTTTACCCTAGATCCAGCTTATCCTCCCGAAAGATTAGAGTTCATGGTAGCAGATGTACAAACACCGATCTTACTAACACAAACTCATTTACAAAATGGACTACCACTGAATAATCAAACTGTGGTGAATCTTGACACAGATTGGGGAATTATTGCCCAATACAAACAAGACAATTTAAACAGTGAAGTTAATCCAGAAAATTTAGCTTATATCATTTATACCTCCGGCTCGACAGGAACACCAAAAGGCACAGAAGTTCCTCATCGTAGCTTCATGGGTTTTATGTTTGAAGTTGATTACGTTCACCTTGATGCAGAAAAAATTTGGCTACAACATTCATCAATTTCTTGGGATGCACTCACGCTAGAACTTTGGCCATCATTACTTTACGGTGGACGTTGTGTGCTTTATCCAGAGAAAATTCCCACACCAGCAGGCTTAACCCGCATTATCCAAGAACAAGGAATTAATATCCTTTGGCTAACTTCCGCTTTCTTCAATCTGATGATTGATACAATGCCACAAGGGTTATCGGGAGTTAAACAACTACTCATTGGCGGAGAATCTATTTCTGTAGATCATGTTCGTCGCGCTTTAGAAATCTTGCCAGAAACGCAAATAATTAACGGTTATGGACCTTCAGAATGTACCGTATTTACCTGTTGTTATGCCATTCCCAAACAAATTACTGAAAATATCCATTCTATTCCTATTGGTAAACCCATTGGCGATCGCACAGTTTACATATTAGATGAAAATTTACATCGAGTGCCAATTGGTATCCCTGGTGAACTTTATGTGGGTGGTGCGAGTGTTGCGAGGGGTTACTTAAATCAGCCCGTATTAACCAGTGAAAAGTTTATTCCTAATCCCTTTATTCAAGGAGATACCCTTTACAAAACCGGAGATTTAGTCCGCCGTCTACCTAATGGAAATCTGGAATTTATCGGTCGAATTGATACCCAAGTAAAAATTCGCGGTTTTCGGATTGAATTGGCAGAAATTGAGGCAGTTTTGATGCAAAATCCTGACATCAAACAAGTTCTAGTGATTGCACGGGAAGATGAGCCAGGGAAGAAATTCCTAGTAGCCTATTTGGTTACGAAGGATAATTCACCTACTTCTAGCAGCCTCCGAACTTTCCTCAAGGAAAAGCTACCAGATTACATGATACCTACTGCTTTCGTAGTTCTGGCAGCATTTCCCCTCACTCCTAATGGTAAAGTCAACCGCCTTGGTTTGCCTATTCCCGAAGGTTTCCAAAGAAATGTAGAGGTTGATTTTGTGCTGCCTCGCACGGCTACAGAACAAGAATTAGCCACAATTTGGACTGAAGTTTTGAAATTAAAACAGGTGGGAATTTATGATAACTTTTTTGAGTTAGGAGGACATTCTTTACTCGCTACTCAAGTGATTTCTCGATTAAGAGAAGCCTTTTCTCTAGATTTTCCTTTACGTTATTTATTTGAGAATCCCACAATTGCTGAACTTGCCCACAAGGTTATGGAACAACAAATTGAACAAGCAGAAAATGATGCCCTAGCCCAGGTTTTAGGCGAAGTTGATGGGTTATCAGATGAAGAGGTAACACAAGCATTAATGTTTTGA
- a CDS encoding ISAs1-like element ISAsp2 family transposase: MKLPPKITIVDHFKDLEDKRVERTKRHKLIDIVTIAICAVICGVDSWVLMEAYGKKKEKWLKQFLELPNGIPSHDTFARVFARIDPQQFQNCFLSWIKSINKITEGEVIAIDGKTLRHSYDKGKDKGAIHMVSAWATSNKLVLGQCKVEEKSNEITAIPELIKVLDIAGCLVTIDAMGCQKEIVKSIAEKSGEYIIALKKNQGNLYKNVEEIFKEAISKGFEGFKYSEFHTKEDKHGREEIRHYLMLSDIEERIDTDKKWVNLQSVGMVEYIRKVNGKTKVETGYYISSLTNNAKLLGESVRTHWGIENSLHWVLDVAFREDDCRIRKDNAPQNFAVIRHIAVNLLGKEKSQKLGTKSKQFCAGWDDEYLEKILECI; the protein is encoded by the coding sequence ATGAAGCTACCACCAAAAATCACAATAGTAGATCACTTTAAAGATTTAGAAGATAAAAGAGTTGAGAGAACAAAAAGGCATAAATTAATAGATATAGTAACCATTGCGATTTGTGCAGTGATCTGTGGAGTAGATAGTTGGGTATTGATGGAGGCTTATGGAAAAAAGAAAGAAAAATGGCTAAAACAATTTTTAGAACTTCCAAACGGGATTCCATCTCATGATACATTCGCCAGAGTATTTGCGAGAATAGATCCGCAACAATTTCAGAATTGTTTTTTGAGTTGGATAAAATCTATCAATAAAATTACAGAAGGAGAAGTCATAGCAATAGATGGGAAAACATTAAGGCATTCATATGATAAAGGAAAGGATAAAGGTGCGATTCACATGGTAAGTGCATGGGCAACTAGTAATAAATTAGTATTAGGACAATGTAAAGTAGAAGAAAAGTCAAATGAAATAACAGCCATACCGGAATTAATTAAAGTATTAGATATAGCCGGATGTTTAGTAACGATTGATGCGATGGGGTGTCAAAAAGAGATAGTAAAATCAATTGCAGAAAAATCAGGCGAATATATTATCGCACTCAAAAAGAATCAAGGTAATTTATATAAGAATGTAGAAGAAATCTTCAAAGAAGCTATATCTAAAGGGTTTGAGGGATTCAAATATAGTGAATTTCATACAAAAGAAGACAAACATGGAAGAGAAGAGATTCGTCATTATCTCATGTTATCAGACATAGAAGAAAGAATAGATACTGATAAGAAATGGGTAAATCTTCAAAGTGTAGGAATGGTAGAATATATACGAAAAGTTAATGGAAAAACGAAGGTTGAGACAGGCTATTATATAAGTAGTTTGACAAATAATGCGAAATTACTAGGAGAATCAGTCCGCACTCATTGGGGTATAGAGAATTCATTACACTGGGTTTTAGATGTAGCTTTTAGAGAAGATGATTGTCGGATAAGAAAGGATAATGCACCACAAAACTTTGCAGTTATTCGTCATATAGCAGTTAATCTTTTAGGAAAAGAAAAAAGCCAAAAACTAGGAACTAAAAGTAAGCAGTTTTGTGCAGGATGGGATGATGAATATTTAGAGAAGATTTTAGAATGTATCTGA